CTCTGGCACGGGGTGCAGGACGTCTTCGCCCCGGTCGGCCACTCCCGCTGGCTGGCCGGTCAGATCCCGGGCGCCACCGCCGTACTGGAGCCGAGGGCGGCCCACTTCGACGCGTTCCCCATGCTCCCCCGCGTCCTCGACTGGCTGCTGGACGAGCGGGAGCACTGCGGCGGGAACTGACCCCGGCCGCCGCGCCGCCGGGAGGACGCGCCTCCCGGCGGCCGTGCGGATCAGACCGGCATGGGCTCCAGCTCCCGCCGGAACCGCTCCTCGGTGCGGGCGATCCGGACCAGCGGATGGTCGTCGCCGAGCTGGCGCGACAGCTCCACGACGATCTCCGACCGCAACTGCGCCGCCTCGTCCTCCCGGCCCATCGCGTCGAGCGTGACCGCCATGTTCGAGGTCATGGCCAGGGTCTCCGGATGGTGCGACCCGAGCGCTTCGCGCAACTGCCCGGAGAGCCGCTGCTCGGTCTCCAGCACGATGTCCAGCTCGCCCCGGTCGGCCGTCGCGCTGGCCAGGTTCATCACGCAGAACAGGGTGTTGGGGTGCTCCCGGCCGAACGCCTCCCGCATGGCGGCGACGACCTGCTTCAGCACCCGCTCCGCCGCCTCCGACTCCCCGACGCCCGTCAGATAGACGCCGAGGTTGTTCTGCGCCGCCAGGGTGTACGGGTGCTTCTCCCCCGGCACCTTCATGTACTGGTCGACGACCTCCTGCGCGGTGTCCAGCGCCTCGGCGCTCTCCCCCGCGGCGAACAGGTCCGCCGCGAGGTTGAGGTCGCAGGCCAGCGACTCGGGGTTGGCGATGGTGTACTTCGCCCGGTAGCGGGCGCGGGTCGCCACCGTGAGACGGCGCGCGTCCTCCAGCCGGCCCGCCCTGCGCAGCGAGACCGCGAGGCTCTTCGCGGCGCTGAGCGTGGTCGGGAAGGTCCGGCCCATCGTCTCCTTGAAGCTGTTGTACGTCGTGCTCAGCAGCCCCACCGAGTCGTCGTACCGGCCGACCTCCCGCAGGTCGCGCGCCAGGTTCATGGCGGAGGACAGGCTGTAGGGGTGGTCCGGTCCGAGCACCTGGGTGCGCAGGTCGTAGACGTCCTGGTCGATCTCCCGGGCACGGGCGTACTGGCCGACGCTGCGCAGGTTCAGGGCCAGGTTGTTGGCGGCGGCCAGGGTCCGGGGGTGGGAGTCGTGGAAGATCTGCCCGAACCCCTCGTGGGCCTCGGTCGCCATCTCGATCGCCCGCGCGTAGTCCCCGAGCAGTCCGAGGTCGATGGCCAGGCTGCTGGTGGTCATGTACGTGTGCGGGTGCTCGGGTCCCAGCACCTCCCGCTGCCGCTCCAGGGTGACCTCGTCCAATTCCTTCGCCTCCACGTAACGCCCGCGTGTGCGCAGGATGTTGGAGAGGTGGAAGCGGAGGTAGAGGTACTGGAGATCGCGCTCGCCGAGCTCCTCGCGCCAGAGCTCGCGCAGATCCTCGCCCAGCGCCCACGCGGTCCTGATGTCGCCGCGCTTCCAGAGGTAGCGGACCCGGTCGATCAGGAGTCTGCGGGTCTCCGGCTCCTTGCAGTTGCGGGCGTCGGAGGGGCCGAGGTGCGGCCAGATCGTGGCGAAGCGCGGCCAGGTCTCCGGGTTGTCTATCGGCTCGTCGTCGTCGGGCCGGGCCCCGGCGAGGATGCGGTGGACGACATGCCGGGCCTCGCGCTGCTCCTCCTCGCTGAGCTGGGCCTTGATCACGGCCTGGACGAGGCGGTGCACCTGGATGGAGTTCGAGACCTGGTCGACCTTGGCCAGGGCGAAGCGGCCGACCTCCCGGATGACCCGGCCCAGCACCAGCTTCTCCTGGAGCGAGGAGTCGTACGGCTTCAGCGCGTCGATCATCTCCTTGCTGTAGAGGAGGTTCGCGGAGATCGGCTCGGGGGCGAAGAAGGCGCAGAGCTGGAGCAGCCGCACGGCGGCGGGCGAGCGCTCCTTGAGCCGGGCGATGGAGATGTTCCAGGTCGCGGCGACCGGTTCCGGGTAGCCGGCCGGCTGGTTGAGCGCGAGGACCTGGGGCGCCTGCCGGGCGAGCTGTTCGAGATAGGCGCCGATGGGGGTGGCGGTCTCCGCGATCCAGGCGGCCGCCTGCTCCACGGCGAGCGGCAGGTCGCCCACCGCGGTCGCCACCTGGGCGGCGTCCTCGTCGCTGAGCCCCGGGGCCCGGCGCTGGAGGTGTTCGATCGACTCCTCGCGCAGGAAGACGTCCACGGGCAGCGCGTCACCGTGCTGGGACCAGCTCTGGTTGCGGGAGGTCACCAGGATGTGGCCGGAGCCTCCTTGCGGGAAGTACCGGCGCAGCTGCTCGGGGTCGTCGGCGTTGTCGAAGACCAGCAGCCAGCGGTCGGAGGGCACCCCGCGCCGCAGCAGGTCGACGGCCTCCTGGGAGGCCGCCGCCATGTCGTCGCCGCCCTGGGCGCCGAGCCGGCCGGCGAGTTCGGCGAGCGAGGCGACGACGTCGTCGGGCTGCTCGGACGATATCCACCACACCAGGTCGTAGTCGGCCATGAAGCGGTGCACGTACTCCAGGGCCACCTG
This sequence is a window from Streptomyces parvus. Protein-coding genes within it:
- the fxsT gene encoding FxSxx-COOH system tetratricopeptide repeat protein, with the protein product MSAGRDGRIVTFYSYKGGTGRTMALANTAWILAANGKRVLAVDWDLEAPGLHRFFHPFLDPATLGATTGVIDLITEYAWAATSPAQRAEDWHRDYARIQPHAVSLTPESLGWEFPQGGTLDFVSAGRQNREYSATVSTFDWDNFYDRFGGGHFFDALRDDMKANYDYVLIDSRTGLSDIADICTVHLPDVLVDCFTLSDQSIDGAASVARQIAERNTGRPIALYPVPMRIDEGEKEKADAGRALARLKFDRLPRDLSGDELTAYWGAVEIPYRPYYAYEETLATFGDEAGLTNSLLSAFERLTAVITDREITSMPPIGEEVRLRIRDAFTRRRPALPADLHLSYVAENRMWADWLESILTRAGFRVVPRDVSAERPPEEPAGTTAENAARTVVLLSSAYLKSQRAVELWERASAEAVGSGRRRLVPLRVGDVRLTSPYIDRNPVDLFRLDEVHATTAVMRALDRPVQVADGVSPGPRFPGTVPRIWNAPPRNPGFTGRSLVLERMRDQLGGGLAVVLPQPQTLYGLGGVGKTQVALEYVHRFMADYDLVWWISSEQPDDVVASLAELAGRLGAQGGDDMAAASQEAVDLLRRGVPSDRWLLVFDNADDPEQLRRYFPQGGSGHILVTSRNQSWSQHGDALPVDVFLREESIEHLQRRAPGLSDEDAAQVATAVGDLPLAVEQAAAWIAETATPIGAYLEQLARQAPQVLALNQPAGYPEPVAATWNISIARLKERSPAAVRLLQLCAFFAPEPISANLLYSKEMIDALKPYDSSLQEKLVLGRVIREVGRFALAKVDQVSNSIQVHRLVQAVIKAQLSEEEQREARHVVHRILAGARPDDDEPIDNPETWPRFATIWPHLGPSDARNCKEPETRRLLIDRVRYLWKRGDIRTAWALGEDLRELWREELGERDLQYLYLRFHLSNILRTRGRYVEAKELDEVTLERQREVLGPEHPHTYMTTSSLAIDLGLLGDYARAIEMATEAHEGFGQIFHDSHPRTLAAANNLALNLRSVGQYARAREIDQDVYDLRTQVLGPDHPYSLSSAMNLARDLREVGRYDDSVGLLSTTYNSFKETMGRTFPTTLSAAKSLAVSLRRAGRLEDARRLTVATRARYRAKYTIANPESLACDLNLAADLFAAGESAEALDTAQEVVDQYMKVPGEKHPYTLAAQNNLGVYLTGVGESEAAERVLKQVVAAMREAFGREHPNTLFCVMNLASATADRGELDIVLETEQRLSGQLREALGSHHPETLAMTSNMAVTLDAMGREDEAAQLRSEIVVELSRQLGDDHPLVRIARTEERFRRELEPMPV